A genomic segment from Alistipes sp. ZOR0009 encodes:
- a CDS encoding prolyl oligopeptidase family serine peptidase, with product MKRFLTTLSLAGICLLANAQVKFTPPTTPKIPVADTLHGVILTDYYRWLENKDDQKVIEWTKAQHDYGVNYLKSTQKTFQGLRNEIANYIGMDYEGPLNREGKRVFQTVKKKGDKQYKLYTMINGKRILIWDPVSIDSTGNTSTTGISYTYDGEQVAISVQKSGAEINTIYFVDTRTGKILHAPLQNMNDFQWTKDQQHAYVTTRSKEDVDKQLPLKTYYIKIGDPIEKAKQIGTTSDAQNSYYIYDNRYSDVTFYGESDFYSNSLYMRKTGTFDDGKLLYQSKKYNAYPEAIGNKFYIFTNDKAPNFKLMVADKASAEYAKWKTLIPEGSTVMQGYVVTKNGIIIQDKKDIQSRLTLYDLNGKKIKQLTLPELGNVGGISYDREEDSLYVSLNTFTSTSKTFVASPKDFKWRLYFQRQLPIDMNNIVGEIKFYKSKDSTRVPAFIIHRKDIKLDGNNPVLITAYGGFNSGIEPHYYGFYASFLNRGGIVVEAGIRGGNEYGESWHRDGMLAKKQNCFDDFNCCTEWLIKEKYTNPKRVVAIGGSNGGLLMGAIAVQRPDLYKAIVCEVPLLDMLRYHKFLIARYWIPEYGSSEQEEEFRWLLRYSPYHNVRLGVNVPTMLVTAGANDTRVDPMNAKKFVAALQNNPGQASPIILHMDFNSGHGSGQSTEQAIDNWTFIFEFIMNQLEM from the coding sequence ATGAAAAGATTTCTAACAACCCTCTCGCTAGCCGGCATTTGCCTTTTGGCTAACGCTCAGGTCAAGTTTACCCCTCCTACCACACCCAAAATACCTGTAGCAGACACGCTGCACGGCGTGATACTCACCGATTACTACCGCTGGCTCGAAAATAAGGACGACCAGAAGGTGATTGAATGGACCAAAGCTCAGCACGACTACGGCGTGAACTATCTAAAGTCAACCCAGAAAACATTTCAGGGATTACGTAACGAGATTGCCAACTACATAGGCATGGACTATGAAGGACCGCTAAACCGCGAAGGGAAAAGGGTATTTCAAACCGTAAAAAAGAAGGGCGATAAGCAGTATAAGCTATACACCATGATTAACGGGAAGCGTATTTTGATATGGGATCCAGTATCGATAGACAGCACTGGAAACACCTCAACTACAGGCATAAGCTATACCTACGACGGAGAACAAGTCGCAATAAGCGTACAGAAGAGCGGTGCCGAAATCAACACCATCTACTTTGTGGATACCCGCACGGGGAAGATATTGCATGCCCCTCTGCAAAACATGAACGATTTTCAATGGACAAAAGATCAGCAGCATGCCTATGTTACCACCCGTAGCAAGGAGGACGTAGATAAGCAGCTCCCGTTGAAAACATACTACATAAAAATTGGCGATCCCATAGAAAAGGCTAAACAAATTGGCACCACCAGCGACGCACAAAATAGCTACTACATTTACGACAATCGCTATAGCGACGTGACTTTTTATGGAGAAAGCGACTTCTACTCCAACAGCCTATACATGCGAAAAACGGGAACCTTTGATGACGGAAAGCTGCTTTACCAAAGCAAAAAGTATAATGCCTACCCCGAAGCCATTGGTAATAAGTTCTACATCTTTACCAACGATAAAGCTCCAAACTTTAAGCTGATGGTAGCCGATAAGGCAAGCGCGGAGTACGCAAAGTGGAAAACGCTCATACCCGAAGGCTCCACCGTAATGCAAGGTTATGTGGTAACCAAAAATGGGATTATCATACAGGATAAGAAGGATATACAAAGCCGCCTTACTCTTTACGATCTTAATGGTAAAAAGATCAAGCAGCTTACACTTCCCGAGTTAGGTAATGTCGGTGGTATAAGCTACGACCGCGAGGAAGATTCGCTTTACGTTAGCCTCAACACTTTTACCTCTACCTCAAAAACCTTTGTAGCATCGCCCAAAGACTTTAAATGGCGGCTTTACTTTCAGCGTCAGCTACCTATTGACATGAACAATATCGTTGGCGAAATCAAATTTTACAAATCGAAAGACAGCACACGTGTTCCTGCATTTATCATCCACCGGAAAGACATTAAGCTAGATGGCAACAACCCGGTGCTGATTACGGCCTACGGAGGTTTTAATTCGGGCATAGAGCCTCATTACTACGGATTTTACGCCTCATTCCTAAACAGAGGTGGCATTGTCGTAGAAGCTGGCATACGAGGAGGAAACGAGTATGGAGAATCGTGGCACAGAGACGGGATGCTTGCCAAAAAGCAGAATTGCTTTGACGACTTTAACTGCTGCACCGAATGGCTCATCAAAGAAAAATACACCAACCCCAAACGAGTAGTTGCCATAGGGGGCAGCAATGGAGGCCTGCTAATGGGTGCCATTGCCGTGCAAAGACCGGATCTATACAAGGCAATTGTCTGCGAGGTTCCTCTACTGGATATGCTACGCTATCATAAATTCCTAATAGCTCGCTACTGGATTCCAGAATACGGATCTTCGGAACAGGAAGAAGAGTTCCGTTGGTTGCTACGCTACTCGCCCTATCACAACGTCCGACTAGGCGTTAACGTCCCCACCATGCTTGTAACCGCTGGTGCCAACGACACGCGCGTAGACCCAATGAATGCGAAAAAATTTGTAGCAGCCCTTCAGAATAATCCTGGACAGGCTAGCCCCATCATACTGCATATGGACTTTAACAGCGGACATGGATCGGGACAGAGTACCGAGCAAGCAATAGACAACTGGACCTTTATCTTTGAGTTTATCATGAATCAACTAGAAATGTAG
- a CDS encoding serine hydrolase produces MKKLRLLGTLLIFSGFIYQGKAQDVKLPTFISDSLNRYIERGMANWKIPGLSVAIVKDGKVVLAKGYGVTSIKNGQPVDENTLFMIGSNTKAFTATALAMLQESGKMNLSDKVKKWMPEFRLRDSLASNDIMVCDLLSHRLGFETFQGDFTYWGSNLTRAEVIQKMALIQAPHHFRTQWGYCNAAFLTAGELIPRITQRQWEEVIRDSIIAPLQMNRTTILSYEVKKMSNVAIPYSVINQELLELPFANLDNLAPAGSIVSSSKDMTRWLTAQLNNGEIDGTRVIPAKALQAIRKPYSIVAVDPRNKKTTHFYLYGLGLLINDYKEKMVYSHTGGVDGFLSSLMFMPEEKLGIVVLTNNDQNTFYQDLANEIRDAFMGLPYKGYSDISLETFTENKKIAEASIDSLQNRAKQGAKPALPLNSFTGKYSNEVYGDIFTTIEKETLLITFSHHPNLVAKLTYLDNNRFLCTYSNPTLGIVEMPFTVSKGKVEGLTLRVNDFVESTPYEFRKN; encoded by the coding sequence ATGAAAAAATTACGCCTACTAGGAACCCTACTAATCTTTTCAGGGTTTATTTACCAAGGCAAAGCACAGGATGTTAAGTTACCAACCTTTATATCGGACAGCCTAAACCGCTACATAGAGCGAGGAATGGCTAACTGGAAAATTCCCGGACTATCAGTTGCCATTGTTAAAGATGGCAAGGTCGTTCTCGCCAAAGGCTATGGAGTTACCAGCATTAAAAACGGGCAACCTGTTGATGAAAATACGCTATTTATGATTGGATCCAATACCAAAGCGTTTACGGCGACAGCCCTTGCCATGCTACAGGAATCTGGAAAAATGAACCTCTCCGATAAAGTTAAAAAGTGGATGCCCGAGTTTAGGCTTCGAGACTCTCTGGCAAGCAACGACATTATGGTTTGTGATCTGCTATCGCACCGATTAGGGTTTGAAACATTTCAGGGAGATTTTACCTACTGGGGATCAAATTTAACGAGAGCAGAAGTAATCCAAAAGATGGCACTTATACAGGCTCCCCACCATTTCAGAACTCAGTGGGGTTACTGCAACGCTGCTTTTCTTACGGCAGGAGAACTCATTCCTCGCATTACCCAAAGGCAGTGGGAAGAGGTGATCAGAGATAGCATAATCGCTCCACTCCAGATGAACCGCACTACCATTCTGTCATATGAGGTAAAAAAGATGAGCAACGTAGCAATACCTTATAGCGTCATTAACCAAGAGCTGCTGGAGCTTCCCTTTGCCAATCTCGATAATCTTGCCCCTGCAGGAAGCATCGTATCGAGTTCAAAAGACATGACCCGCTGGCTTACAGCACAACTCAACAACGGCGAAATAGATGGTACACGGGTAATTCCCGCTAAAGCGCTACAGGCCATACGTAAGCCGTACTCAATAGTCGCCGTAGACCCAAGAAATAAAAAAACAACCCACTTTTACCTTTACGGCTTAGGCCTGCTTATTAACGACTATAAAGAGAAGATGGTTTACTCGCATACAGGCGGAGTAGACGGATTCCTATCGTCGCTAATGTTTATGCCAGAGGAGAAGCTAGGAATTGTAGTTTTAACCAACAACGATCAAAATACCTTTTATCAAGACCTAGCCAATGAGATTAGAGATGCGTTTATGGGACTACCATACAAAGGCTACAGCGACATCTCCTTAGAAACATTCACTGAAAATAAAAAAATTGCAGAAGCAAGCATAGACTCTCTACAAAATAGGGCTAAGCAGGGTGCTAAACCTGCGCTTCCCCTAAACAGTTTTACGGGAAAATACAGCAATGAGGTGTACGGCGATATCTTTACAACTATTGAAAAAGAGACACTTCTTATAACCTTCTCTCATCATCCCAACTTGGTGGCCAAACTAACCTATCTGGACAATAACCGTTTTTTATGCACCTATAGCAATCCCACATTGGGAATCGTTGAAATGCCATTTACAGTTTCTAAAGGAAAAGTTGAAGGGCTAACACTCCGCGTAAACGACTTTGTGGAATCAACACCTTACGAGTTCAGAAAAAATTGA
- the fldA gene encoding flavodoxin FldA — MKKVAIIYGSSTGVTADIADRIRGEMYEAAPTVIDVANVGSSAVFEEYDVLILGTSTWGSGDLQDDWQNKISLLSNANLSGKTVAFFGIGDSSTFSETFVAGMGTLYDTVKGKGVVLVGSVATAGYSYDNSLAEVAGELVGVAIDEANEPDQTETRIKSWISSYKNRIA; from the coding sequence ATGAAAAAGGTTGCTATTATTTACGGTTCGTCAACAGGAGTGACAGCCGATATTGCTGATAGAATAAGAGGGGAGATGTATGAGGCAGCTCCAACAGTGATAGATGTTGCTAACGTTGGTTCGTCTGCCGTCTTTGAAGAGTATGACGTGCTAATTCTTGGTACATCTACGTGGGGGAGTGGCGATTTACAGGACGATTGGCAGAATAAAATATCGTTACTAAGTAATGCTAATCTTTCAGGTAAAACGGTAGCCTTTTTCGGTATTGGCGATTCATCAACTTTCTCTGAGACCTTTGTTGCTGGCATGGGTACGCTTTATGATACGGTAAAGGGTAAAGGGGTGGTGCTTGTAGGTAGTGTTGCCACGGCAGGTTACAGTTACGATAATTCATTAGCAGAGGTTGCAGGAGAGTTAGTTGGTGTTGCAATTGACGAGGCGAATGAACCCGATCAGACCGAAACGCGCATTAAATCTTGGATTTCCTCGTATAAAAACAGGATTGCTTAA
- a CDS encoding metalloprotease family protein, whose translation MMETVKTIIISTLSQFCWLVGVMALFGVILYFLARTSRKLYASSSKSVVDIYITGWIGTPVHEFGHWIFCILFMHKVKEVRFFKPDSKAGVLGYVSHTYDKKSIYQRVGNYFIGVGPILVGSIILVALAYFILPNKTSLTKQFFDFVGSWAIEVSYGPKTALTSIADGVVIMLKSLITKNNLSSLYFWAFIYIAMSISSHMMLSMPDIKLAAYGAIAILAILLFGNSLSALIAAFYKNAFTITISDRISLWSLKFGAATIFLLSFSTIMSLINLAIALLFKGIISAVKR comes from the coding sequence ATGATGGAGACTGTAAAGACAATCATAATTAGCACCCTCTCGCAATTTTGCTGGCTTGTTGGTGTTATGGCCCTCTTTGGGGTGATCCTATACTTCTTGGCACGTACCTCGCGTAAGCTATACGCCTCATCGTCTAAATCAGTTGTTGATATTTACATTACAGGATGGATTGGAACGCCCGTTCACGAATTTGGGCACTGGATTTTCTGCATCCTATTCATGCATAAGGTCAAAGAAGTTCGTTTCTTTAAGCCCGACTCCAAAGCTGGTGTTCTTGGCTATGTTTCGCACACCTACGACAAAAAAAGTATTTACCAGAGAGTTGGAAACTATTTTATCGGGGTTGGCCCGATTTTAGTTGGCTCCATCATCCTCGTTGCATTAGCCTACTTCATTCTACCCAACAAAACTTCGCTTACAAAACAGTTTTTCGACTTCGTTGGCAGCTGGGCTATAGAGGTATCTTATGGTCCTAAAACGGCTTTAACTTCGATTGCAGACGGTGTTGTAATAATGCTTAAAAGCCTTATTACCAAAAACAACCTTTCTTCATTATACTTTTGGGCATTTATATATATTGCCATGAGCATCTCGTCGCACATGATGCTAAGTATGCCAGATATTAAGCTCGCAGCATACGGCGCAATCGCAATTCTTGCAATACTTCTTTTTGGAAATTCCCTTTCGGCACTTATAGCAGCCTTCTACAAAAATGCCTTTACCATTACCATATCCGACAGAATATCGCTATGGTCGTTAAAATTTGGAGCGGCAACCATCTTTTTGCTCTCCTTCTCTACCATTATGTCGCTTATTAACCTAGCTATTGCCTTACTATTTAAAGGGATTATATCTGCAGTAAAACGTTGA
- a CDS encoding DEAD/DEAH box helicase — translation MDKLDDFRVLGLSESTLKALDEKGFETPTPIQALAIPALLNGDRDVIGQAQTGTGKTAAFGLPILERVQPGRGVQALVLVPTRELAIQVTEEMASFKGDKKLFIISIYGGQSISEQLRRLKKGVEVVVGTPGRVLDHLGRGSLVLDDLQYVILDEADEMLNMGFVDDIEEILQHAPEERRMLLFSATMPSRIAKLANRYMKEPELLKVESKQITADLTDQIYFELRDSDRFDALTRIIDVEPDFYGLVFCRTKNQVDEITSKLIERGYDSDGLHGDISQALREKVLRKFRNRHINVLVATDVAARGIDINDLTHVINYSLPQDPESYVHRIGRTGRAGKQGTAITFITPSEYRQFVAMQRNVNMKIRKEILPTANDVINIKKTRIKTSLEEIVENETYMEYLGMAEDIIAQNGPDIALAALLKLAFKDELDENSYSEIRTVSVDTKGKARLFIALGKLDGYNSKKIVELLKDKANIPDSMIDDVKVMDAFSFVTIPFKEAEHTLEILNAMRRGGGRPLAEIAGDSRGGGRGDRGGRGDYRGGGRDRDRAPRGERRSSDRGDRGGFGDRPRRDRDRDRDRPRRSR, via the coding sequence ATGGACAAATTGGATGATTTCAGAGTTTTAGGGCTCTCGGAGAGCACCCTTAAAGCTCTTGATGAAAAGGGTTTTGAAACCCCAACACCAATCCAAGCACTGGCAATCCCTGCATTACTTAATGGCGATCGCGATGTCATCGGACAGGCGCAGACAGGAACTGGGAAAACCGCAGCGTTTGGATTACCTATCCTAGAGAGAGTACAACCAGGAAGGGGCGTTCAAGCGTTAGTTTTGGTTCCTACACGCGAATTAGCGATTCAGGTTACGGAGGAAATGGCTTCTTTTAAAGGCGACAAGAAGCTTTTTATCATTTCCATTTACGGAGGACAATCAATTAGCGAACAGCTTCGTAGGCTAAAAAAGGGCGTTGAAGTTGTTGTTGGTACTCCTGGTAGAGTGCTAGACCACCTTGGACGCGGTAGCCTAGTTTTAGATGACTTACAGTACGTAATCTTGGACGAGGCGGACGAAATGCTAAACATGGGTTTCGTTGACGATATCGAAGAAATCCTACAGCATGCCCCAGAAGAACGCCGTATGCTACTCTTCTCGGCAACAATGCCATCTCGCATTGCCAAGCTTGCTAATCGATACATGAAGGAGCCCGAGCTTCTTAAGGTGGAGTCGAAGCAAATTACAGCCGATCTTACCGATCAAATCTATTTTGAACTACGCGACTCTGATCGTTTTGATGCGCTTACCCGCATTATTGACGTAGAGCCTGATTTTTATGGTTTGGTGTTCTGCCGTACCAAAAATCAAGTTGACGAAATTACCTCCAAGCTCATCGAACGTGGATATGACTCAGATGGACTACACGGAGATATATCACAAGCTTTGCGCGAAAAGGTGCTTCGTAAGTTCCGTAATAGGCACATTAACGTGCTTGTAGCAACAGATGTGGCCGCTCGTGGTATCGACATCAACGATCTGACACACGTTATCAACTATTCATTACCACAAGATCCAGAATCGTATGTACACCGTATTGGTCGTACAGGTCGTGCTGGAAAGCAAGGTACTGCAATCACCTTCATTACGCCATCGGAGTATCGCCAGTTTGTGGCAATGCAACGTAACGTTAACATGAAGATTCGTAAGGAAATTCTTCCAACTGCCAACGATGTTATCAACATCAAAAAAACAAGAATCAAAACTTCACTAGAGGAAATCGTTGAAAACGAAACCTACATGGAGTACTTGGGCATGGCGGAAGACATCATTGCGCAAAATGGTCCAGACATTGCTCTTGCAGCCCTTCTTAAGCTTGCATTCAAAGATGAATTAGACGAAAATAGCTACTCTGAAATACGTACCGTTTCGGTTGATACGAAGGGAAAAGCACGCCTATTTATCGCACTTGGCAAGCTCGACGGCTACAACTCGAAGAAAATTGTAGAGCTACTTAAAGATAAAGCAAACATCCCAGACTCTATGATTGACGACGTTAAGGTTATGGATGCCTTTTCGTTTGTTACCATTCCGTTTAAGGAAGCAGAGCACACCCTTGAAATTCTTAATGCCATGCGCCGAGGTGGTGGTCGTCCACTTGCCGAAATTGCTGGCGATTCTAGAGGTGGCGGACGCGGTGATCGCGGTGGACGTGGTGACTACAGAGGCGGCGGACGCGATCGTGACCGTGCCCCTAGAGGTGAACGTCGCAGCAGCGACCGTGGTGATCGTGGTGGATTTGGAGACAGACCTCGCAGAGATCGCGATCGTGATAGAGATCGTCCACGCCGTAGCAGATAG
- a CDS encoding S41 family peptidase, which translates to MANILRKAFFSASAIFLLATASEAQDQQLNEQLFKLNKFLFLLKSEYVDTINTPNLVEKAIVSTLKQLDPHSVYISKEEVKKMSEPLEGNFEGIGIEFNILDDTLIVVNPIQGGPSQKVGLIAGDRILKIDGKNVTNIGMKNSDVFTYLRGAKGTKVELQIKRRGATDPLDFVIIRDKIPIYSVDAAYNITPKVGYIKISRFAQNTFEEFVKAYMKMAPTTESLVLDLRGNSGGYLGTAIALSDQFLDAGKKIVFTEGNSQPRRDFTATNDGIFQKGKLVVLVDEGSASASEIVAGAIQDWDRGLIIGRRTFGKGLVQNQQMLPDGSMVRLTVARYHTPTGRVIQRPFKNGDAEGYYMDLYTREKKGELTSKDSIHFADSLKYNTLMKKRIVYGGGGIMPDIFVPMDTTWYTKYYGNLSRKGVFQQFVVSYVDQNRKKLQTKFPNFEAYNKNFSVEDIKNEFVQYGKKMGVEPNDTEYNKSATEINAVIKGLIAQKLWDTTQYFQVINSSDETLKQALDALANWPKFGI; encoded by the coding sequence ATGGCAAATATTCTTAGGAAAGCATTTTTTTCGGCATCGGCCATATTTCTACTAGCCACCGCCTCTGAAGCACAAGACCAGCAGCTCAACGAACAGCTTTTTAAGCTCAATAAGTTTCTTTTTCTTTTGAAATCGGAATACGTTGACACCATTAACACCCCCAACCTAGTAGAAAAGGCCATTGTAAGTACCCTAAAACAGCTTGATCCTCATTCTGTTTACATCTCTAAAGAAGAGGTAAAAAAAATGAGCGAACCACTTGAGGGAAACTTTGAAGGAATTGGAATTGAATTTAACATACTAGACGACACGTTAATTGTTGTCAACCCCATACAAGGGGGACCATCGCAAAAAGTAGGGCTAATTGCTGGCGATAGAATTCTGAAAATTGATGGCAAAAACGTCACCAATATCGGGATGAAAAACTCGGATGTTTTCACCTACCTACGAGGAGCCAAGGGAACTAAAGTTGAGCTCCAAATCAAGCGCAGAGGGGCTACAGATCCGCTAGATTTCGTTATAATAAGAGATAAAATTCCTATTTACAGCGTTGACGCGGCCTATAATATCACCCCTAAAGTTGGCTACATTAAGATTTCGAGGTTTGCTCAAAACACTTTCGAAGAATTTGTAAAAGCCTACATGAAAATGGCACCTACAACAGAGTCGCTAGTACTAGATCTGAGAGGCAACTCTGGAGGATATCTAGGAACAGCCATTGCCCTCTCTGATCAGTTTCTTGATGCTGGCAAAAAAATTGTATTTACGGAGGGGAACAGTCAGCCACGCCGCGACTTCACCGCAACTAACGACGGTATTTTCCAAAAAGGAAAGCTCGTAGTCTTAGTTGACGAAGGCTCAGCATCGGCCTCTGAGATTGTAGCTGGAGCCATTCAAGACTGGGATCGAGGTCTGATTATTGGCCGCAGAACCTTTGGCAAGGGACTCGTACAAAATCAGCAAATGCTACCTGACGGATCGATGGTACGCCTAACCGTTGCCCGCTACCATACGCCTACCGGACGCGTTATTCAACGCCCCTTTAAGAATGGAGACGCAGAAGGGTACTACATGGACCTATACACTCGAGAAAAAAAAGGTGAGCTAACCAGCAAGGATAGCATTCACTTTGCGGACTCGCTAAAATACAACACCCTAATGAAGAAGCGTATAGTTTACGGAGGAGGCGGTATTATGCCTGATATCTTCGTCCCTATGGATACCACCTGGTACACCAAGTACTACGGAAACCTATCGCGCAAAGGTGTTTTCCAGCAATTCGTGGTATCGTATGTTGATCAGAATCGCAAAAAGTTGCAAACAAAATTTCCGAACTTCGAGGCTTACAATAAAAACTTCAGCGTAGAAGACATTAAAAATGAGTTCGTTCAGTATGGCAAAAAAATGGGAGTAGAACCCAACGACACTGAATACAATAAATCCGCAACGGAGATTAACGCCGTAATAAAAGGGCTAATTGCCCAAAAGTTATGGGATACAACCCAGTACTTTCAGGTAATCAACAGCTCTGACGAAACCCTAAAACAGGCGTTGGATGCATTAGCGAACTGGCCAAAGTTTGGAATTTAG
- a CDS encoding aspartate kinase — translation MNVQKFGGTSVGTPSNMHHVSKIVNDGSRKVVVLSAMSGTTNALVEISDRLKSSNLEMAAEMGIMLHKKYTQVVEELLTSKEYKEKANKYIAKEFEEITNLIDKGYSLETENILLSKGELLSTHLVYFYQKQEGYSVALIPALEFMCINEEGEPQIELIRERIRPFMDQTKDVSIVITQGFICRDHEGKVSNLKRGGSDYSASLIGAAVDADMIEIWTDIDGMHNNDPRYVEGTAPIRQLSFDEAAELAYFGAKILHPFCIFPAQEFNIPVLLKNTMEPTAEGTFISKKIVSRGFKAVAAKDNITAIKIKSSRMLMAYGFLRKVFEIFDRHRTPIDMITTSEVAVSLTIDNDSELAAIVAEIETFASVEIDANQTIICIVGNVMADEMGMAEVVTNALKTIPIRMISYGGSEHNISLLINGEYKTQALNLLHQHLFKA, via the coding sequence ATGAACGTTCAAAAGTTTGGTGGCACATCTGTTGGCACTCCGAGCAACATGCACCATGTTTCTAAAATTGTAAATGACGGTAGCCGTAAGGTGGTGGTGCTGTCGGCTATGTCGGGGACAACCAATGCTCTGGTTGAAATTAGCGATAGGCTTAAATCTAGCAACTTAGAAATGGCAGCAGAAATGGGAATAATGCTGCATAAAAAGTATACGCAGGTTGTAGAAGAGCTTTTGACGAGCAAAGAGTATAAGGAAAAAGCAAACAAGTATATAGCAAAAGAGTTTGAAGAGATTACAAATCTGATAGATAAAGGGTATAGCTTAGAGACAGAAAATATTCTACTTTCTAAGGGTGAATTGCTGTCTACCCATCTGGTGTATTTTTACCAAAAGCAGGAAGGGTATAGCGTGGCTTTGATTCCTGCATTGGAATTTATGTGCATTAACGAGGAGGGGGAACCTCAAATTGAGCTGATCCGTGAGCGAATTAGGCCCTTTATGGATCAAACTAAGGATGTAAGCATTGTGATAACTCAAGGTTTTATCTGTCGCGATCATGAGGGGAAAGTTTCGAACTTAAAAAGAGGTGGTAGCGATTACAGCGCTTCGTTAATTGGTGCTGCTGTTGATGCTGACATGATCGAGATTTGGACTGACATAGACGGTATGCATAACAACGACCCCCGTTATGTGGAAGGTACGGCACCGATTCGTCAGCTTTCGTTCGACGAGGCTGCCGAGTTAGCTTACTTTGGCGCTAAGATTCTTCATCCGTTTTGCATTTTTCCTGCTCAAGAGTTTAATATCCCCGTTTTACTAAAGAATACCATGGAGCCTACAGCAGAGGGTACGTTTATCAGCAAAAAAATTGTTTCAAGAGGGTTTAAGGCCGTAGCGGCCAAGGATAATATTACGGCCATCAAAATAAAAAGTAGCCGTATGCTGATGGCTTATGGTTTCTTGAGAAAGGTTTTTGAAATTTTTGACCGACATAGAACGCCAATTGACATGATAACCACCTCTGAGGTGGCCGTTTCGCTAACTATCGATAATGATAGCGAGCTCGCAGCCATTGTTGCGGAGATTGAAACGTTTGCTTCGGTGGAGATTGATGCTAACCAAACCATTATTTGCATTGTTGGAAATGTAATGGCAGACGAGATGGGAATGGCAGAAGTTGTTACCAACGCGCTTAAAACCATTCCAATTCGTATGATTTCGTACGGTGGTAGCGAGCATAATATTTCGTTACTAATTAACGGAGAGTATAAGACCCAAGCGTTAAACCTGCTGCATCAGCATTTATTTAAAGCATAA
- the lysA gene encoding diaminopimelate decarboxylase has product MNKFPHHDIIHSIKEVDTPFYLYDMDLLHTTLVAAKAAADRRGYVIHYAVKANNNHPILAAMRDIGFGTDCVSGNEVARSLEVGFDASMVDFAGIGKTDEEIEVGLDAGIFSFNVESLEEMEVIDELAGKRGKKANVSLRINPNIDAHTHKNITTGLSENKFGLDLTLLPKLVDNIRKFQHVSIKGLHFHIGSQITDLEVFKQLAVKASQLNDYFLNQGFQFEHINLGGGLGVSYHHPTQKRMVDFESFFKIFEENLTLPVGTKVHFELGRSLVAQCGILISKVVYVKAGLSKRFLILDGGMTDLIRPALYQAFHLTENICRDEEAEKYDVVGPICESTDIFGEDVLLSKSYRGDLIAIYTTGAYGQVMSSKYNMRDRAKAYYVSQGKLYSEESYLGE; this is encoded by the coding sequence ATGAATAAGTTTCCTCATCACGATATTATTCACTCGATTAAGGAGGTTGATACCCCCTTTTATCTTTACGATATGGACTTGCTACATACCACGCTTGTTGCGGCTAAAGCGGCTGCCGATAGACGCGGATATGTTATTCACTATGCCGTTAAGGCTAATAATAACCACCCAATCCTTGCTGCGATGCGCGATATAGGTTTTGGAACCGATTGCGTTAGCGGTAACGAGGTGGCTCGATCGTTGGAGGTTGGTTTTGATGCTAGCATGGTTGATTTTGCGGGTATCGGAAAGACTGACGAGGAAATTGAAGTAGGTCTGGATGCAGGCATCTTCAGCTTTAACGTGGAATCGTTGGAGGAGATGGAGGTGATAGATGAGCTTGCAGGGAAAAGAGGCAAAAAGGCGAACGTATCGTTACGCATCAATCCGAATATTGACGCGCATACGCACAAGAATATAACTACAGGGTTAAGCGAGAATAAGTTTGGACTAGACCTGACGTTACTTCCGAAGTTGGTTGACAATATTCGCAAGTTTCAGCATGTGAGTATAAAGGGGTTGCATTTTCACATAGGGTCGCAGATTACCGATCTGGAGGTGTTTAAGCAGTTGGCTGTAAAAGCATCGCAGCTTAACGACTATTTTTTGAATCAGGGGTTTCAATTTGAGCATATCAATCTTGGTGGTGGTTTGGGTGTTTCGTACCACCATCCAACACAAAAAAGAATGGTTGATTTTGAGTCTTTTTTCAAAATTTTCGAAGAAAATTTAACGCTTCCTGTAGGAACAAAAGTTCACTTTGAGTTAGGACGTTCGCTAGTTGCGCAGTGCGGTATTCTCATCTCAAAAGTGGTGTATGTAAAAGCAGGGTTATCTAAGCGTTTTCTTATTCTTGATGGAGGAATGACAGACCTGATTCGACCTGCTCTTTACCAGGCCTTTCATCTTACCGAAAACATATGCCGCGATGAAGAGGCAGAAAAGTATGATGTGGTAGGCCCTATCTGTGAATCGACCGACATTTTTGGGGAAGATGTGCTGCTCTCTAAGAGCTATCGAGGGGATCTTATCGCGATTTACACTACAGGAGCCTATGGGCAGGTGATGAGTTCGAAGTATAACATGCGAGATAGAGCTAAGGCTTACTATGTAAGTCAAGGTAAGTTGTATAGCGAAGAAAGTTACCTTGGGGAATAG